CTTCTTTTTATAATATCTAAATGACCTTTAGTAATAGGATCAAAACTTCCTGGATAAATAACCTTAATATTCATCTAATGCTCCTTATTTAATTTCTCTATAGCCTGTTTTGCTGCAATTTTTTCTGCCATTTTCTTACTTTTTGCTACACCTTTACCATATAATCTTTCTTCAACTCTTACTTCTATTTCAAAAGTTTTATCATGATCTGGTCCTATCTCACTTAATACAGTATAAATAGGTGTTACCTTATATTTTAATTGTGTAATTTCTTGCAATGCTGACTTATAATCTGAAACCCATTCTATCTTATCTAAATTATTGATTTTAGATTCTAGTAATTTAAGTACAACATCTCTTGTTGTAGCATAATCTGAATCAAGATATATAGCTCCTACCATAGCTTCAAATACATCACCTAACACTGAATTTCTTTCTCTTCCACCTGACATATTTTCACCATTACTCAAAAAAATATAATTTCCTAAATTTAAATCTCTTGAAATAGTTGAAAATACTGTTTCACTAATAATTTGACTTTTTATTTTAGATAATTCTCCTTCATTACTTTTTAAATTATTTTTGTATATATACTCTGTTGTAATTAAATCCATAACAGAATCACCTAAAAATTCTAATCTTTCATTATCCTTAATATTAGGAAAATTATGTTCATTTACATATGAACTATGAGTTAAGGCTTCTAAAAGTAGCTTTTTGTTTTTAAAAGTATAATTTATTTTGGACATTAATTTTTCTAAATCCATTTTTTTCATATTATTTTACTCTTTTCTCCTCAACAATTTTAATTAAATCATTTACTGTTTTTATTTCTTTTATTTCTTCTTTTGTAACTTCAAATCCATATTTTTCTTCTATAGTCGAGGCTAATTCAATTAAATCTAATGAATCTGCACCGAAATCTTCAACTATTTTAGAATCAATCCTTATATTTTCACTTTCTATATCTAATTGATCTAATATTATTTCTTTAATTTCTTCAAACATACCTTTTTCCTTTCAAGTTTAATACTTTATTATATCATATTTTTACACTACATACAATCATTTAAAATTTTTAAGATATCTTCAAAATTACTTGCAAAATATGTAGGTTTAACATTAGAATTATTTTCTTTTTTCATATAATTAAACCATATAGAATCAATACCATAATTATTTGCACCCAAAATATCTGCACTTAAACTATCACCTATCATTAAGACTTCTTTTTTATTAAATCCTAAATCCTTTTCTATACTTTCAAAAAAATTTTTAGAAGGTTTACTACTTCCTATTTCTTGAGAAATATATACTTTTTTAAT
The genomic region above belongs to Streptobacillus moniliformis DSM 12112 and contains:
- the rnc gene encoding ribonuclease III, producing the protein MKKMDLEKLMSKINYTFKNKKLLLEALTHSSYVNEHNFPNIKDNERLEFLGDSVMDLITTEYIYKNNLKSNEGELSKIKSQIISETVFSTISRDLNLGNYIFLSNGENMSGGRERNSVLGDVFEAMVGAIYLDSDYATTRDVVLKLLESKINNLDKIEWVSDYKSALQEITQLKYKVTPIYTVLSEIGPDHDKTFEIEVRVEERLYGKGVAKSKKMAEKIAAKQAIEKLNKEH
- a CDS encoding acyl carrier protein codes for the protein MFEEIKEIILDQLDIESENIRIDSKIVEDFGADSLDLIELASTIEEKYGFEVTKEEIKEIKTVNDLIKIVEEKRVK